GTCACGTGTGTTGATACACTTTGGGGCCTGGGCCCTATGGCTTCAATTCAGCCTGTGCCCGAGCTTTTTCACGCTCTTCCATGCTGAGTGATGGGTCTGCCACCCCTCCTCAGCTCTGCCACATCGAATTGCCTCCGAGAGGCTGTTACTTGTGATGATGTGATTAAAACATGTGGTTAACGAAGTATTCAAATGCTATCCTTGTCTTGCTAGCCACCAGCCAGAAGTCACTGAGATTTACTCGTGCTATCTTAAACAAGAAAGTGCTTCTGGGGCTGGTCCTTATGTAAGGCATTGGTTGTTCCAGCCTATTATGTAACACCCTATTTTAACTTTTCATTATTTCCTTAAATTTGTGCAGTTCATTGAAGGGTATAGGCAGGTGGATCCTACTCACCCATCCAAATAATGATCCTACACAATCAGAATTCTCCAATCATATGTAATACATACAAGAGCACTCTTGGGAAATTGGTGCGCATCGTAACTATCAAATATACCATGACTCAATGACTGGACCTAAGTGTCATGGTCATTGAGTTCTATCCATGATTGCTTTCTTCCTCAATGCATTCATTGGACAGTAAACCattgaggacatgatttgagagttagggggcagaagtttaagggaaacacgagggggtatttctttactcaaagagtgatagctgtgtggaatgagcttcctgtagaagtagtagaggccagttcagttgtgtcatttaaggtaaaattggataggtatatggacaggaaaggagtggagggttatgggctgagtgcgggtaggtgggactaggtgagagtaagggttcggcatggactaggagggccaaaatggcctgtttccgtgctgtgattgttatatggttatgtagcCTGATATGTGTTTTTGGCAGGAACTTTGGGACTTCTGGAGCAGAACCTCCTTTAAGCTAAGAATGTAAGGGAAGAAAATTCAAGTGGGGGTAGGGAACTTAAAATAAAAAATGATGATGCTGTTCAGTGGGGTGCCAGATAGAAGTTGTTTCAGGAAATATTATGAGTAATAAGTGGGCAATCGCTTAATATTTCCTTCATTGCCAGAGGCACTGGAGAAAGATCTGAAAGTTATGCTGTACCATTCCTCACTTTGGCACATGGACCACGATGGTTGGGGTGGCATGGTAAGTGTAACGCCATTGCAGTGCCAACAGcccagtgttcaattccacctGTCCTGCCCTGGTTAAGAATGTAAGGGAAGAAAATTCTAAATGAAATTAATATTCTCCCcacgaccgtgtgggtttcctccaggtcctcccgcttcctcccacatttcaaagacacaagggtttgtaggttaattggtcacatgggtgtaattggacagtgcaggctcattgggccagaagggcctgttatcatgctgtgtgtgtaaataaataaatcttaaaaATCTAATTATTTGTGTATAACCAATAAAGTGCTCTTAAAGCAGTCACCAGTTTTAATTTAGGAAATGCTGTCCCCAAGCTGCTCATTACAAACTCCTGTGGTTAGGATGAGTTTTTTTTTTAGCTATTTGAGCTTTGCGACAAATCCTTTATATTAAACTGCAGAAAGATTTGCACTAACATTCTGAGGCCTTAGAAATGGAACTCGGCCACGGCTAACACccgctgccacttctttgccggAGCTAGCAACCAGGAGTGAATTCGGTTGAATAATAAGGAAATTAACTCATTAAGAACGTGGCCAAATACCCTGTGTAAATTAACAATCTCACTCTCATCTTTAAAACAACATTTCACAGAATTtctcagtaaaaatgttttatttagcaaaataaataagcagacattacaaaaaacacaaaagtggggggggggggggcggggaggagaAGGGGACATTCGCTGCTACAGTCCTGAAATTGAAAGTATTACAATGTTGAATGTATTACAATGTCCTGTTCCTATACATTAGCACGACTTTACCAAAAATGGATTCTTGAGActatgtgaaaaacttgcctgtgtcaaaaaaaaaatcacatctatAAATAAGAACTGACAAGTTTTTGGCAACCCCGGAAGCTTTACAACAAAGTGGTATCACTTTATCAAAGTGGTAAGGTGGCACACTTACTGCTCGTTTCAGTTGGCTCCAACACAACACAATCTAACATCTTACATTGATATTAAAATGATACTCCCAACAAGGTGGAGAGTGTGCTACACCTTTTTGGGATCGCTTGTGCTGCACCTGTTACGTTGTTAATTTTAGGATTTCAGATGGCCATGTGCCTCAATGCAACATTTGCGTCCTCAGTGATGTAGAAGTGAGCCCTGTTTTAATGTTTCCCAGAGTGAGCTGCATCTCTTATCACTCTGCTTTTATTTatcacttcctttttcttcacCAATTGATCACGGTCTATCACAGCTCTGTagtttctctttgccattctcctttCCCAGTTCACTGGTATTCATGCTCCCAAACCTTTACGCTGTCCTTCAGGTCACTGAACACAGCAAAGGAACAAAGGAATTGAAGATGTGCCCATTTGCCAACCTTTTGAAGATAATTAACAAGAGTCCTTCCTCTTGACTCGTTGATTTTGAATCTTCTCTGCTCTCCTTTTCTTTCAATATAGATATTTTTATCTCAGTTCCGCTTGTTTTTCCCAGTAGCATCCAAGGAACATTGGTCTTTTTGGCAACCAGTCTCCAAGCTTTTTAAAATGATAGCCTACTGTCCGATATTACTTGGTATAGGCAAGTGCTATGATGCCTTTGTGTCCTACAGGTTCCTTGGGAGTTACTTACACACGTACCTCTCTGCGGTCCTTTCACACTTCTTGCAGGTTACGTAGCAGCACCAGTGATATTTACAATTGCACCTCTCAATAATCGTCTCTGTGTATGCATTGTATCCCCGACCACAGCACATTAGGTTACAGCTGTCACTGCCCACGGACGTTTTGTTGCACTGTCTGCACATAAAGTAAAGTTGATCAGTTAAAGGAGCACATTAAACTTACACGTGATTGAATCTGTAACTTGCTTTTAACAGAATAATGCAACTGTCAAGACCTTTAGAACATGCCGTGAAGCACATGCGTGACCCTTTCCTCACAAAATCCATTACTGGAGAGAATCCAGTTCTGCATTTTCATTTCAATTAATGAGGATACCTCCGTTAGCCTCAGTAGATCTTTATTGATATGGGAGTGTTCATAGTCAGAAAGATAGGGCTGATTTCAGCTCTGATATCTCAATGGTCCATTAATCCACATTTAGCAAATCCTAAAACCATTATCAGAAGATATCCAAATAGTACATACCTCCTTTCCCCTGCCCCCACTGCCTTCCCCTCCATTATCTCTTTACAATCTATACTCTGGAACTTCTGCTGGAAATCATCCTAATGATTCTCACCATTTAAACACAAGAGAAATGCTAACCAAAGATGGAGATGATATGTCAGTCGGAGAGGAGTAAAGCCATCCGATCTAGAATAAAGCAACGCCTGCAAAGCATGGAAGCGGCACAGGCTCCTTACCTCTCCTGAGTGCCGTAGGAACCTTGCTTTTCATTTGCCGTACAGTAGTCGGGTGAGCCCACCAGGTAAATCAGCTCGGTCTGCCTCACCGGCCTGATGTCCAGCTCTTTCGGCACCAGCTGTTTCTTGGTACCAACGTGGCGGTGGATCACTCTGGTAGCTGCCAGGTACTTGGTTTTCAGGTCCATTGCAATTTTGTGCATTTCCTGTAGTCCCTTCCAGCAAGTTTTTACAGAACATGAACCAGAAACACCATGGCACTTGCACTTAGTCTCCAGTGAATCGATCACCACCTGTTAGGAGAGAATGCATGTCAGCAAAGTAAACAAATCTCTTCTGAGAGGAATAAGATGCTGCCAACCAGTCCAGTCCATACAATGAACGCTATGCAACCTTGCACGGTGGAGTTCCACATAAAACTCCATACATTATCAAACATATCCAGCTACACCATAAATGCAATAATATCCATCAATGCTCCAAAATTCCCCAAATACCTCCTGTAATTCTTTGGCCCAATGGAAGCAGCACTATTGTCTTCTGTGTAATATCAGAATATCACGTTGTCACTAACATTATGTAAATTGTGAAGTCTGTTGCTTTGTGGCAAAACAAGTTACTGCAAATTACAATAAGTTAGTACTTCAAAAGCAGAATACACTGATTCAGGGAGGCCTATTTTCTGCCAGTGCAAGCAACCAGCCAACTCAAAAACCATCACGATAATAAATACCCAACCAGTTTAGACGAAGATAGTTTGCCTATCACATTTCATCAAAAACCTGTCCATATCCTACAGATCTCTTCCAGATGTACTGTGTCCTTCCACTATGACCTCCTTCAGCCTTTCATGTTGCAACTCACCCACCTGCCATTCCACATTCAGAGGCTTCACCAAACAGCCTTCACATTCCATTCACATCCCACAAGGTCAATGCTAAATTACCACATTCTCTTCACCTTCATACTTCAGCAATCTCCATTGAATGCCTTCATAAAACTTGTAACCAGTGAACCCTCCCCAAGATATGCTGTTCATCTGTTAAGCAATCTAAAACATTCCTACCTATATTAAATGTGCAGTAATGAACACAGGAAAGCACTTTTGTTATCCATTTTCATTCTGTGTATGACTGGAACAGGCTTGATTTTACACAGACTCAATTATTCAGCAAGACCATTTTTTTGCTTCTCCTTAACTACCTCTGAGAAAGTACTGGTGAGCTGCTTTCTTGAAGTGCTGTAGTCCTTCTGGTGAAGATACTGCAGAGTCGTTAGGTAGGGGAATTCTGAGATTCGGAGGCAGCAACAATGAAGTACTATTTGTGCCAGTCCAGATGGTGTGTGAATTGGAGAGGGCCCTGCAGGCAGTAATATTCCCTTGCCcctgctgcccttatccttcttgGCGATGAAGTTTGGAAGTGTGGACGAGTAACCGCATGGCATTTTACTGACATACATTACAGCAGCCACTGTGCGATGGTTGTGTAAGGAATGAGTGCTCAGGGGTGGTGGCTGGGAGGCAAATCAAGCAGGCTGTTTTGTTTTGGATGGTGTCGAGCTGTCTGGATGCTGTACGTATCTGGGCGAGCGAAGAACTGTGAACAGTGGAAGAACTGAACAGTGGAAAGAACTTGCTCTTGTAGCCATGATATTCATGCGCATTGGCGGTGGGGAGCTCAGCTACAGTAATGCCATGAAGCGTGAATGGGGTTAGACTCTCTtggtttagttatttattatccACCACTTTCGTCATTCGTCAACCTGTATGTTGCCTAAGTCTTGTTCCATGAAGACGCGAGATGTTTCCGTTGCTGAGCAGTTGTGAGTGGAATTGAGTATTATATAATTATTAGTGAACATCCTCATTACCGATTTTGATAGGATGGAGGTTGTTGATGTAGATAGATGGGCCCAGGACACAGTAAGGAGTGATTCCTACAGTGATCTAGGGCTGGGATGATTTGGTCTCCAATGAGAACAGCCATCTTCTGGTTTGAGGTATGACATAACCACTGGAGTCTTTTGCCCTTGGATGCCCATTCATTTGGCTTGGTCAAATAGTGCACAATGTACACTCAGTATGTCTGCTTGCTGATCCAAACatctaaacagccaatcacatggcagcaattcaatgtacgaagcacgcagacatggtcaaaaggttcagctgttcagatcaaacatcagaatgtgatcTAACCGACTGACTGCGGAAAGATTATTGGTGCCAGGCGTGGGTTGAGTATCTTAGGAACAGCAGACCTCCTGGGCTTTTCACGCACAACAggctcgagtttacagagaatggtgaaaaaaaaacaaaaaagtgcaagaaagcaaaaaaaaaaaatccagtggagtggcagctctgtgccttgttaatgagaggtctgaggagactggttcaagctgacaggaaggtgacagtaactcaaataaccacacattacaacagtggtgtgcagaggagcatctctgaaggtGCAACATGTcacaccttgaagtggatgggctacagcagcagaagaccatgaacgtacactcagtggctgctgCGTTTGGCACAGGAGGTGCCTAAAGAATTGGCCACTGGGTGCGTATTGTTATACGATTCTGTTCTGCTCATACAGGCACCGAGATCACGTGGCATGAAGAAGGTATACAGAACGACTATGGATACATACAGTGACTGTCCAGAGTGGCAGCTGGAGTCAGAGACAGAGAGCTATTGCCGTGTGTAAAGTCCATATTCATAGCAGGCTTGGTTAGCATTGCAACTAAGTGCTCAAGTAGACGGAGAAGTTACCTGCAGAATTTGGCTGAAATGAACGTGGAATGGCACCATTTATTATGTCCGTGTATTTGAGAACTATATTGTGAGCTACAGATTGATACTACTGTGAAACTGAGTGAAGTAACCCTTGTTTATATTGGCCCTGACACAGATGTCATCAATAGTTAGTGGACAGTGAAACCGTCGATTTGCCAATTTACCTGTCTGCCAACTTCATTGTTGTGCATGTTCATTAACCTGTTTGCCTGAGTTCCAGACCTACTCCCCTTCATCGGCGCATCCGCAAAAAACGAGCCCAGCTGCAGCCCGTAGCGGAGGTTGTCTCCACAGCCACCCCACCTGAAGTCAGGCCCCGGCACCTCTGCTGGGACTGGGCCACAGGAGCAGGAGGGCAACTCCCCAGAGGCACAGAACTGAGCAATGGAGTGGCTGAGTGCAGCGGAAGAGAGGGCGTACACAAAGGACGATTCCCTTGTTCCTGCGAAAGATCAAAGGGAAAAGTAATATGAATACCTCAAAAAATTTAAGCTGCTGCCTATCATCAGAAGCATTTCTAGTAGCTGCCTTTAGGCTTTAGAAATATTTGCCCGCCAAATAAGAAATTTAGTACATCTTATTTTAAGCTAATGCAGAGTAAATTAATGAATATGCAAATAGCTGAGGAGCTATTTTACTCTTTGTAATGCTCAGCTTTTTTATATATAGTAAATTTCTTAACTATCCTAGTCTAGAGATGCCCTGCCTGGGCCCacagaccccttgtttaatggtattggcccatgaTATAAAACATGTTAGGGATCTCCacgatgcagagaaatttctttagccaaagagtgatgaatttgtggaatttgctgccacgtacagctgtggaggccaggtcgttgggtgtatttaaggcagagattcataggttcttgattggacatggcatcaaaggatacagggagaaggctgggaactggggttgaggaggagaaaaaaaaaggatcagccatgattgaatggcggagcagactcgatggaccagatggcctaattctgctcctatgtcttaactgtaacatcctgtcctggATATTTTAGATCCATGGATATATCGTGAAAAGAGTATATCTCCCTTGAATTCGCGACTTTTCTGAATATAGAAAATCAATAGCGCACAATGCTTTGTAGCCACtttcagctcaaacccaaactcAAAATGAAGGACATACCTAGATGAGAGATGCATCACCAGAAACCACTAACAATAACCATTATTATAGAAATGATAAGTTTTTCAGAATTCTGTAACATTTAATTTGGTTATAAATATTTTGGCTCCAAAGAAAGTTAATAAAGGAAAACTTAAAACTGATTGGTGTCAATTGTTAATTGGTGTTTGCCAACTGATGTGGTTAATCTTCATGTTAATCAAAGGATTTGATTTTTCAGTTTTGCTTGTGCTGCTTATTTCTCATTGGGATTTCCAATTGATTCAATTTATTTAATCTGAAGTGTGGCTGTTTGGTCCACAACCTTCTGGCCAATACCTGATGCTCCAAGTAGTTCTTCAGAAGTATTACCACATACACCAGATGCTGGCCAACATGTACGGTGATCTTGAGAAATGCCTGCCTTATCTATAGGTGGTTAGTCAGAGGGACAGTTTCAACAGGTCAGATTATTTGTGAAAATTAATTTGAAATAGGTTATTTTTATTGCCTCAAGTTCTGATCCAAAACATAGAACTGGTGTGAAGCCTGAGGGTATAAGTCTAGATGATGCTCCAGTCCTACAGTCACTACTGGACATCCCATTGAGGATTCATTGATAGTAAGAGTACATAGTGCGGCTGAATCTTCAGGAATCCCTACAAACTTATTGTGTCAAatgatgtgggggtgggggctgaAACGACAGCCAAAAATAAATGGTTTAAAGCTTTAGGATATTCATCAATTTCAATAAAGAGAAAGATTATTATTGTAAAATTCTTATGAAGGATTTAAGATTAAGTCTAAAATATCCCCATTCAGATTTGCTGATAAAACTGCATAAGCGATTGTGCAGTGAAAAGGCACAGGACATTGAAATGACAGGATAAACATTAAATTTAACAGTGATTCAACTGCTATCAGTATTGACTCCaggaaatctttttttttgtggtTTAGTTGTAAATCCTTGCCACAGAAGCTCAGATCATTTAAACTTCACAAGGCTATGGTTAATTGGTTGGTAATAGGATTGAAATTGTaggaacacagaaaacctacagcacaatacagggcccttcagcccacaatgctgtgctgaacatgtatttacttgaaattacctagggttacccatagcctctaagctccatatacccagccaagagcctcttaaaagaccccattgtatgtAGTAATTGTGATTCACTTGATGTTACCAACAGCCTCTTCAAGTTGTATATATAATTAAGAAATTTCAATTTATAAATCGCATATCATTCAAAAAAATTATTCCAATTGTTCCAATGGTAATGTGTGATGctaatttgtagaaatttatCTTGTAAAGTGTAAATTGAGATAAAAGTAATCTCCATTCAGATTGAAACCTTCTGCTTCTTTTCAGGATCTGTCTGTCATCAGGAAGGTCCATCCCTTGCCTATGTCCTATCCTTGAGACAGTGATGGTGAGAAGCTTTAAACTGCTAGTCCTTCCGCTGAAAAGTAATTCCAGTAAGGAGTTCAAGTAAAAATGAAGAGCAGTATTTCCAAGATACAGTGACTGGTGTGGAATTATGTACAGTAGGTGTGTTCCAATGCATCTGGACCATTGTCCCAAGTGGTAGGAGATGCTTTGGGAGATTAGCCTAAGTGAGTAACTAGAAATGGCGGATACCAGTGGTGGAGGGAATATTTAGATTGTATATGAAGTATGGTTCAGGTGCGCACTTTGCCTGGGATAGTGCTGAGCTTCTTGCCTGTTGCTGAATCTAACAAGCAGAGAGTACCCTGTCATGCTCCTGACTTGTGGTAGATACTTGGGATATCAAAAGCTGTGTCAATCACCACTGAAGACCTCTGGCATGTTTTAATAACCACAGTATCCATgcgaatattttttttaattgccaAATCTTTTAACAGGATAGGTGTGGGCAATGATTTGGAAAAAGTAGAAAATGTGTGAAAACATTTGGTGAATAGTTTTAAGGAACCTTTGTATAATCACATTAAGTTTAATGGCTGAATGACTCATGGAATCTTTAACACAGGATTCCAAGGCAACTCTAATGCTAACAGTCTTTAGGCTAAAGCAGAAAATAGTATAAACCATTGATATGAAAAGAAAGAACTGCATTTCTTTACACATTTGACTGCCTTGGGTTGTGGAAACACATAAAGGCCAGAAAGAATTGTTTTGAAATGCAATCACTGAAATGTAAAAACTGGCAAAGCTAAATGTggacacagcaagctcccacaagtaCACTTCCATTGCACAGGTCATCCattttagtgatttttttcttgTGATAATGCTGATTTTATGCTTTTGTATTATTGCAACATTATGGGACAGGTCTCCAGAGACCAAGGCTTTTGTCAAAGATAATGCCATAGAATCtttaacacaagaaattctgcagatgctggaaaactagagcaacacacacagtgctgatgatgggtcttggcccaaaacatcagctctgttcctttccatagatgctgcctgacctgttgagtttctcagcattttgtgtgtgctgccacAGAGTATTCTACTACCTGCTGCTGAAAGCAAGCCAAGTGGTCATCTGGAAAGTGGCTATGAATTGGATTTCAAATGGAATTGAATCCACAACCTTATAACATTGAAGGTTCAGTGAGCCATATGGGGCACACTGAAGTCTTTTAAAGTGAGGACAttaatttgaaaataaattaGTTCAGTGGATTGGGAACTATTCCATAGTGACCATCAAAAACCGTTGCATTTATTGGGGAAACTACATATTTCAGAAGTTTGAGAATGATAATGTTCACAAAGCCTTCTTTAGGATGAATCAAATTTAATCTCAGGACACATGCCTGCATTTTGATTTTAATAAAACCTGACCAAATGTCTGATCTTCGATATTCTCTCTTTTCAAATGCTACGCACAGGCACAGTTCAGCATGTTTCCAAATTCACTTGTGCATGACAGACCATTTCTCTCATgcaccctttgttttaaaaggccATCCTTTATCCAGGGCACTCCATAAAAGGAAGTCACCCTTTTGTTTTACTTAGAAACATCCATTCAATGGCAGACAATACCCTGAAAGACGTTACTCAGAGAAATATCATGAagccattctgtgtgattctatCTATACTTGGGAAAGAGCATACCATTGTAAAGTTCATCTAAATCTAAACAGAAGTCACCAATTAGCATTTATCTGCATCCTGCTGCACTCTCCATTGAGCCATCTACCAGGCTTGAACTGGCCATCTGTGCTCCACCCAAAAGCTTGTGGTCCTTCATCCTATACTCCCCATTTGCCGGATGATGTTCTCCTCAGTGGCTGACATTGCGTTCTGTTTCTCCAACTTCACAATTAAAATTACTCATTTTGAAAATCTGTCATATTCACATACCATGCAAATCCACCAATCCTCCTGAAACCTCCTCATAACTCCAGGTCTCGGATGTTGGCCTCCCTTTTTCCCTCACTGCAAGATTAGACCCTCCCAATATCCCCACCCTGGGAACTGGAGAATTTTATTTCAAGTCAGCCAATAAATTTATAATAAGTATTCTGATAATGGGTGAATTGTTCTGATAAACAAATATTTGCGGGTCTATGAGATTCCAAATCAGTTGACACTTAGCTGATCCCTCAGTTCAGCAGCAAGTAGGTTCACTAATAAATATTATATTCATTAATAAACAGAattcaaggatgtccctttagaacagggattaggaggaatttctttagccagagggtggtggattggGAATTTGTTGCgaaag
This DNA window, taken from Hypanus sabinus isolate sHypSab1 chromosome 8, sHypSab1.hap1, whole genome shotgun sequence, encodes the following:
- the LOC132397995 gene encoding protein Wnt-11b-like, with translation MEHRVGCVLLALLRWRLCGAVQWLGVAVSGAALAWNQTHHCKLVAGLVPDQLQLCRRNLELMHSIVFAAKQTRLVCQSTMADMRWNCSSIQLAPHFNPDLNRGTRESSFVYALSSAALSHSIAQFCASGELPSCSCGPVPAEVPGPDFRWGGCGDNLRYGLQLGSFFADAPMKGSRSGTQANRLMNMHNNEVGRQVVIDSLETKCKCHGVSGSCSVKTCWKGLQEMHKIAMDLKTKYLAATRVIHRHVGTKKQLVPKELDIRPVRQTELIYLVGSPDYCTANEKQGSYGTQERQCNKTSVGSDSCNLMCCGRGYNAYTETIIERCNCKYHWCCYVTCKKCERTAERYVCK